The bacterium Unc6 genome includes a window with the following:
- a CDS encoding flavodoxin has product MKKLVVYYSFEGNTKLIAEHIAKMINADILELKPKIEIKTKGFMKYFWGGKQAVLKTKPELLPFDKSVQDYDVLFIGTPVWAWTYTPPLNTLFTSCHISDKKIALFCCHGGSRGKIFDKMKKALGNNQILGEIDFQDPLKNNTDANIQRAKKWAENIIKNL; this is encoded by the coding sequence ATGAAAAAACTCGTTGTCTATTATTCCTTTGAAGGCAATACAAAACTAATTGCTGAACATATTGCAAAGATGATAAATGCGGATATTCTTGAACTGAAACCAAAAATAGAAATTAAAACGAAAGGATTTATGAAATATTTCTGGGGAGGAAAACAAGCTGTGTTGAAAACCAAACCAGAATTATTGCCTTTTGATAAAAGTGTTCAGGATTATGATGTATTATTTATAGGTACTCCTGTATGGGCCTGGACATATACACCTCCGCTTAACACATTGTTTACTTCTTGTCATATATCAGATAAAAAAATAGCTCTGTTCTGTTGCCATGGTGGAAGTAGAGGAAAAATTTTTGATAAAATGAAAAAGGCATTGGGAAACAATCAAATTTTAGGAGAAATTGATTTTCAAGACCCATTAAAAAACAATACTGATGCAAATATCCAAAGAGCAAAAAAATGGGCAGAAAATATAATAAAAAACTTATAA
- a CDS encoding tRNA pseudouridine(55) synthase TruB — protein MDGILLVDKPQGWTSHDVVAYIRKKFKIKKVGHCGTLDPLATGLLIVLLGKSTKTSKEFLPYEKTYSTVMKIGATTNTGDRQGNITQVFEDKKLEKKQIVQALQTFLGESFQVPPMVSAIKIRGRKLYEMARKGIKVQRKPKLIKISKIEFIEYNHPYISFNVRCSGGTYIRSLIEDIAKKINTGAHMTYLRRIRIGEFDVQDALPPTHI, from the coding sequence ATGGATGGAATACTTCTTGTTGATAAGCCTCAGGGCTGGACATCTCATGATGTTGTTGCATATATAAGAAAGAAATTTAAGATAAAAAAGGTTGGACACTGTGGAACACTTGATCCTCTTGCAACGGGGCTTCTTATTGTTCTGTTGGGCAAGTCTACAAAAACTTCAAAAGAATTTTTGCCATATGAAAAAACATACTCAACGGTTATGAAGATTGGTGCCACAACCAACACAGGCGATAGACAGGGGAATATAACACAGGTATTTGAAGATAAGAAATTAGAGAAGAAACAGATTGTCCAGGCACTTCAGACATTTCTGGGCGAGAGTTTTCAAGTGCCACCTATGGTAAGTGCAATCAAAATAAGGGGTAGAAAACTATATGAGATGGCAAGAAAAGGAATAAAGGTGCAAAGAAAACCTAAACTTATAAAAATATCAAAAATAGAATTTATAGAATACAATCACCCTTATATAAGTTTTAATGTTAGATGTTCAGGCGGAACATATATAAGAAGCCTTATAGAGGATATCGCAAAAAAGATTAATACAGGTGCACACATGACATATTTAAGAAGAATCCGTATAGGTGAATTTGATGTCCAGGATGCTCTGCCACCTACACACATATGA
- a CDS encoding elongation factor 4, translated as MEQNLIRNFCIIAHIDHGKSTLADRLLQATGAVGEREFKNQILDDMELERERGITIKASAVRINYRADDGNVYTLNLIDTPGHVDFSYEVSKALASCEGAILVVDASQGIEAQTVANFNLARGQGLKIIPVINKIDLPNVDTENVRQELFNVLHIEDEPIYASAKTGAGIKEILERIIKDIPPSSGNPDELLQALIFDSKYDVHRGVIIYVRVFNGRLKSRQKIRLVATGNSYETIEVGVFVPKPQKVETLSTGEVGYIIANIKDATLVRTGDTVTDDKNPCITPLPGYEPLKPLVFCGIYPVNNKDFEMLKEAMFKLHLTDASFTFEPEKSSSIGVGFRCGFMGLLHMDIIQERLEREFGLNIVATTPSVAYRVLTTDGNIIEVDSPSKFPSAQKIKKIQEPMILALLIVPSESIGPLMQEAIERRGVLHLSEYIKSDTVMLRFEFPLSEVIVDFYNRLKSITRGYGSMDYERTGYRDANLVKLDILVQGEILEPLSTIIVCERAYQRGKKLIEKLKEQIPRHLFEIPLQAAIGGKIIARETIRPLGKNVTAKCYGGDITRKRKLWEKQKEGKKRMKQFGRIQIPQGAFFAVMK; from the coding sequence ATGGAACAAAATCTTATAAGAAATTTTTGTATTATTGCCCATATTGACCATGGGAAATCCACACTTGCAGACAGGTTGTTGCAAGCAACAGGTGCGGTTGGTGAAAGGGAGTTTAAGAACCAAATTCTTGATGATATGGAACTTGAAAGGGAAAGGGGTATAACCATAAAAGCATCGGCTGTTCGTATAAATTATAGAGCAGATGATGGAAATGTTTATACACTGAACCTTATTGATACGCCCGGACATGTTGATTTTTCTTACGAAGTATCAAAGGCACTTGCATCCTGTGAAGGGGCAATACTTGTTGTGGACGCATCTCAGGGGATTGAGGCTCAAACTGTTGCCAATTTTAATCTTGCCCGCGGTCAGGGGCTTAAGATAATACCTGTTATAAATAAGATTGACCTTCCGAATGTGGATACTGAAAATGTCCGACAAGAACTGTTTAATGTCCTTCACATAGAAGATGAACCAATCTATGCAAGTGCTAAAACTGGTGCAGGTATAAAAGAAATATTGGAAAGAATTATAAAGGATATACCACCTTCTTCCGGGAATCCAGATGAATTATTGCAGGCACTTATATTTGATTCAAAATATGATGTTCACAGGGGTGTTATTATATATGTAAGGGTATTTAACGGAAGACTTAAATCAAGACAGAAGATAAGACTTGTAGCAACAGGAAATAGTTATGAGACCATTGAGGTAGGAGTATTTGTTCCAAAGCCGCAAAAGGTGGAAACCTTAAGCACAGGTGAGGTGGGATACATCATTGCCAATATAAAGGATGCAACGCTTGTAAGAACAGGCGATACCGTAACAGATGACAAAAACCCCTGTATTACGCCTTTACCAGGTTACGAGCCGTTAAAACCATTAGTATTCTGCGGCATATATCCGGTGAATAATAAGGATTTTGAGATGTTAAAAGAGGCAATGTTCAAACTCCATCTTACGGATGCATCCTTCACATTTGAGCCTGAAAAATCCTCTTCAATAGGTGTTGGTTTCAGGTGTGGATTTATGGGGCTTTTACATATGGATATAATACAGGAAAGACTTGAAAGAGAGTTTGGCTTAAATATTGTTGCAACAACCCCCAGTGTGGCATACAGGGTATTAACAACAGATGGGAATATTATTGAGGTAGATAGTCCTTCTAAATTTCCTTCTGCACAAAAAATTAAAAAAATACAAGAGCCCATGATATTGGCGCTTTTGATAGTTCCTTCAGAAAGCATAGGACCTTTAATGCAGGAGGCTATAGAAAGAAGAGGGGTTTTACATTTAAGTGAATACATAAAGTCAGACACTGTTATGTTAAGGTTTGAATTTCCTCTTTCAGAGGTTATAGTGGATTTTTATAACAGACTAAAATCTATTACCCGTGGATATGGTTCTATGGATTATGAACGGACAGGCTACAGGGATGCCAATCTTGTAAAACTTGACATTCTTGTGCAGGGGGAGATTTTAGAGCCGCTTTCTACAATAATTGTCTGTGAGAGGGCTTATCAGAGAGGGAAAAAATTAATTGAGAAATTAAAAGAACAGATACCAAGGCATCTTTTTGAGATTCCGTTACAGGCAGCAATAGGCGGGAAAATTATTGCAAGAGAAACTATCAGGCCACTGGGGAAGAATGTAACTGCAAAGTGCTATGGAGGGGATATTACAAGGAAAAGGAAATTGTGGGAAAAACAAAAAGAGGGCAAAAAGAGGATGAAACAGTTTGGAAGAATTCAAATCCCGCAAGGTGCATTTTTTGCAGTAATGAAATAA
- a CDS encoding signal peptidase I, translated as MVLLRHSRIICGWIKDLFWAGIYASIIIVFIVQAFKIPSGSMRDALLEGDRILVNKFIFGVKIPWTNIKLPAIRKPKQGDIVVFLYDKEGVKNRKDYVKRLIATGNQKVEIKKGSVLIDGQPATHQKVLSLWYRNAAPYGLEAQPVIVPEDSYYVLGDNSFSSKDSRHWGFVPNHNIIGLAFFRYWPLHRIGFLK; from the coding sequence ATGGTGTTATTAAGGCACAGCAGGATTATCTGTGGATGGATAAAAGACCTTTTCTGGGCCGGGATATATGCAAGTATTATCATTGTATTTATTGTGCAGGCATTTAAAATCCCTTCAGGTTCAATGCGTGATGCACTTTTAGAAGGAGACAGGATATTGGTAAATAAATTTATATTCGGGGTCAAAATTCCTTGGACAAACATCAAACTACCTGCAATAAGAAAACCAAAACAAGGGGATATTGTGGTTTTTTTATACGATAAAGAAGGCGTTAAAAATAGGAAAGATTATGTGAAAAGACTTATTGCAACAGGCAACCAAAAAGTTGAGATAAAAAAGGGCAGTGTTCTTATAGATGGACAGCCTGCAACACATCAAAAAGTATTAAGCCTCTGGTATAGGAATGCTGCCCCTTATGGCTTGGAGGCTCAGCCTGTTATTGTCCCGGAAGATAGTTATTATGTTTTAGGAGATAACTCATTCAGCAGTAAAGATTCCAGACACTGGGGATTTGTCCCAAATCATAATATTATAGGTCTTGCCTTTTTCAGATATTGGCCCTTACATAGAATAGGATTTTTAAAGTAG
- a CDS encoding glutaminyl-tRNA synthase (glutamine-hydrolyzing) subunit B, which produces MESKFQTVIGLEVHLQLLTLSKMFCGCSTQFGNAPNTQTCPVCIGLPGSLPVLNKKTLEYAIKVGIALNCKIHNRLKFDRKNYFYPDLSKNYQISQYQMPVATDGFIYIKDKKIGIKRVHLEEDTGKLFHEGITDGSLIDFNRSGIPLLEIVSFPSINSASEAYQYLTELKMLLKYLDVSDCDMEKGSLRCDANISIMPTGATQLGTKVEIKNMNSFKNVERAMEFETKRQIKCILEGQKIIQETRLYDPDKNITLPMRTKEESHDYRYFPDPDLVPFTISIQHIQEIKNIIPELPHAKKKRFVQQYNITEYDAGVLTSDNMLAEYFEKCASFGVNSKYIANWMMGDLLSIANQKGKHITDLKLEPEKLSQMIQMIEDGRITGKVAKDVLIHMIEKGKFAIEIVQEHNLEQVQDRTEIEKWVKEAIQENKKSVSDYLSGKNNAFMFLVGQVIKKSKGKANPNIVHKILTDLIKTGESPC; this is translated from the coding sequence ATGGAAAGTAAATTTCAAACAGTTATAGGACTTGAGGTGCACCTTCAACTTTTAACACTTAGCAAAATGTTCTGCGGGTGCAGCACACAGTTTGGGAATGCTCCTAACACACAAACCTGTCCTGTTTGTATAGGGCTTCCGGGGAGTCTTCCGGTATTAAATAAGAAGACACTTGAATATGCAATAAAGGTGGGGATTGCCTTAAACTGTAAGATACACAACAGGCTCAAGTTTGACAGAAAGAATTATTTTTATCCCGACCTTTCTAAGAATTATCAAATCTCCCAGTATCAGATGCCTGTTGCCACAGACGGTTTTATTTACATTAAAGACAAAAAGATAGGCATAAAAAGAGTCCATTTAGAGGAAGATACAGGAAAACTTTTTCATGAAGGAATAACAGATGGAAGTCTTATAGATTTTAACAGATCCGGGATACCTCTTCTTGAGATTGTTTCTTTTCCTTCAATAAATTCCGCCTCTGAGGCATATCAATATCTTACAGAATTAAAGATGCTTTTAAAATATCTTGATGTCTCAGACTGTGATATGGAAAAGGGTTCTTTAAGATGCGATGCCAACATATCCATAATGCCAACAGGGGCAACGCAACTTGGGACAAAGGTTGAAATAAAGAATATGAATTCATTTAAAAATGTAGAAAGGGCTATGGAATTTGAAACCAAAAGACAGATAAAGTGTATTCTTGAAGGACAAAAAATAATTCAGGAAACGCGTCTTTATGACCCTGATAAAAATATTACACTTCCGATGAGGACAAAGGAAGAATCCCATGATTATAGATATTTCCCTGACCCTGACCTTGTTCCGTTTACAATATCTATTCAACACATACAAGAGATTAAAAATATTATTCCGGAACTCCCCCATGCAAAAAAGAAAAGATTTGTTCAACAATATAATATAACTGAGTACGACGCAGGTGTTTTAACTTCCGATAATATGTTAGCAGAATATTTTGAAAAGTGTGCCTCTTTTGGTGTAAATTCTAAGTATATTGCAAACTGGATGATGGGGGATTTACTGTCTATTGCAAACCAGAAAGGGAAACATATTACAGACTTAAAATTAGAGCCTGAAAAACTTTCACAGATGATACAGATGATAGAAGACGGCAGAATAACAGGTAAGGTTGCAAAAGATGTCCTTATTCATATGATAGAAAAAGGAAAGTTCGCTATTGAAATTGTCCAGGAACACAACCTGGAACAGGTTCAGGACAGGACCGAGATTGAAAAATGGGTGAAAGAGGCAATACAGGAAAATAAGAAGTCTGTTTCAGACTATTTATCCGGTAAAAACAACGCCTTTATGTTTCTTGTAGGACAGGTTATAAAGAAAAGCAAAGGCAAGGCAAACCCAAATATTGTTCACAAGATATTAACAGATCTTATAAAGACTGGTGAATCGCCTTGTTAG
- a CDS encoding tRNA 2-thiouridine(34) synthase MnmA: protein MNIVVALSGGVDSSVAAAQLCKKQNRVIGITMRLWPDWLCGTQHQRSCCGLQSIQDARLVAEKLNIPFYVLNMGKEFEKEVIVPFCEEYLKGRTPNPCILCNEKLKFDRLLKKAKQLDCDYIATGHYANVSKDTETGRFVLSCGKDKKKDQSYVLFSLTQGQLAHSIFPNASFTKKQVRSIAKKLGLPIYNKKESMEICFAGEGKYQDVVKHYYSSAGRQGNITDTKGQVLGKHMGIENWTIGQRKGLGIAKEKPVYVVRIEPEHNKIVVGPREILCKKELFAKNINWVSIEKPDKVIKCKAKVRSAHPASSCTVEVVDNKLAKVVFSRKQFAITPGQAVVFYKNGIVLGGGWIE from the coding sequence ATGAACATAGTTGTTGCACTATCAGGTGGGGTCGACAGTAGCGTTGCTGCTGCACAGTTGTGTAAGAAGCAGAACAGGGTTATTGGTATTACAATGAGGCTGTGGCCTGATTGGCTTTGTGGAACTCAGCATCAGAGATCCTGCTGCGGTCTTCAATCCATACAGGATGCCCGTCTTGTTGCAGAAAAGTTAAACATCCCGTTCTATGTTCTTAATATGGGAAAGGAGTTTGAGAAAGAGGTTATTGTTCCATTCTGTGAAGAGTACTTAAAGGGGAGAACGCCAAACCCTTGTATATTATGTAATGAAAAACTAAAATTTGATAGACTGTTAAAAAAAGCAAAACAATTAGATTGTGATTATATTGCAACAGGGCACTATGCCAATGTGTCCAAAGATACAGAAACAGGCAGGTTTGTTCTTTCCTGTGGAAAAGACAAAAAAAAGGACCAGTCATATGTGCTTTTCTCATTAACGCAAGGCCAGCTTGCCCATTCAATATTCCCAAATGCAAGTTTTACCAAAAAACAGGTTCGTTCAATTGCAAAAAAATTGGGGCTTCCTATTTATAATAAAAAAGAAAGTATGGAGATTTGTTTTGCCGGAGAAGGAAAGTATCAGGATGTGGTTAAACATTATTATTCTTCTGCTGGAAGGCAGGGGAATATCACAGACACAAAAGGGCAGGTATTGGGGAAACATATGGGGATTGAAAATTGGACAATAGGACAGAGAAAAGGGCTTGGTATTGCAAAAGAGAAACCTGTGTATGTTGTCCGAATTGAACCGGAACACAATAAGATTGTGGTAGGTCCGAGAGAAATATTATGTAAAAAAGAACTTTTTGCAAAAAACATTAACTGGGTTTCTATTGAAAAGCCTGACAAGGTTATAAAGTGTAAAGCAAAGGTAAGGTCAGCGCACCCTGCCTCATCTTGCACGGTTGAGGTTGTTGACAATAAATTAGCAAAGGTCGTTTTTTCAAGAAAGCAGTTTGCAATTACACCCGGTCAAGCAGTGGTATTTTATAAAAATGGTATTGTTCTTGGAGGGGGTTGGATTGAATAA
- a CDS encoding TIGR00268 family protein: MVLFLEGVGLNKVTSRSAVAEIRNKEKKLENLLKNMGRVVVAFSGGVDSSYLLSVARKVLGKKNVCAIVARSPTYTQFELKQAREVAKMLDVNLKIIDTYEMKDPNFYKNPVNRCYWCKRELFSKLKQIAKKENISYIADGSNIDDIKDFRPGSIAGKEFVIKHPLQEAGFEKREIRFFAKKNKLPNWNAPSMACLASRFPYGRTITKKELKKVEKAEEFLKKIGFNQLRVRNYGNLARIELHLNQVPLVFNEKIRKGIIKKLHLLGFKHITVDLEGYRTGSMNY; the protein is encoded by the coding sequence ATGGTATTGTTCTTGGAGGGGGTTGGATTGAATAAGGTAACGAGCAGGAGCGCAGTGGCAGAAATAAGGAATAAAGAAAAAAAGTTAGAAAATCTGCTAAAAAATATGGGAAGGGTTGTGGTTGCTTTTTCAGGTGGTGTAGATAGCTCATATCTGTTAAGTGTTGCAAGAAAGGTATTGGGGAAGAAAAATGTGTGTGCAATTGTGGCAAGGTCTCCGACATATACGCAATTTGAATTAAAACAGGCAAGAGAAGTTGCAAAAATGTTAGATGTTAACTTAAAAATAATAGATACATATGAAATGAAAGACCCTAATTTTTATAAAAATCCTGTGAACAGGTGTTATTGGTGTAAGAGAGAGCTTTTTTCAAAATTAAAACAGATTGCAAAAAAAGAAAACATCAGTTACATTGCAGACGGAAGCAATATTGATGATATAAAAGATTTCAGGCCGGGAAGTATTGCCGGAAAAGAATTTGTTATAAAGCATCCGCTTCAAGAAGCAGGTTTTGAAAAACGGGAGATCAGGTTTTTTGCAAAAAAAAATAAACTACCAAACTGGAATGCTCCTTCAATGGCCTGTCTTGCTTCAAGATTTCCTTATGGAAGAACGATAACAAAAAAAGAACTTAAAAAAGTTGAAAAAGCCGAAGAATTTTTGAAAAAAATTGGGTTTAACCAACTCCGTGTAAGAAATTACGGAAATCTTGCAAGAATAGAATTGCACTTGAATCAGGTTCCATTGGTTTTTAATGAAAAAATAAGAAAGGGAATAATAAAAAAACTTCATTTGCTCGGGTTTAAACATATTACAGTTGATTTGGAAGGGTATAGAACAGGAAGTATGAATTACTGA
- a CDS encoding nitroreductase: MTAIKLPQPEIKKGKSVEECFRNRRSIREYKNTPLSLKEISQILWAADGKNIEDYGRTSPSAGATYPIEIYIACGNVSDISSGVYHYNIGTHSLTLIKQGDIRSSLSESALNQIMVLKAPATIIIAGVFEKTTSRYGERGKRYVFMEAGHCGQNIHLQAESLGLGTVMVGAFNDASVRKVLAIKEDVFYLCPVGEK, translated from the coding sequence ATGACTGCAATCAAACTGCCACAGCCGGAGATAAAAAAGGGAAAATCTGTTGAAGAATGTTTTAGAAATAGACGCTCCATAAGAGAATATAAAAATACGCCTCTTTCTTTGAAAGAAATATCTCAAATTTTATGGGCAGCAGATGGAAAAAATATTGAAGACTATGGAAGAACCTCTCCTTCTGCGGGGGCAACATATCCGATAGAGATTTATATTGCTTGTGGGAATGTTTCCGACATATCTTCCGGTGTCTATCATTACAATATAGGTACACATTCTCTTACACTCATAAAACAAGGAGATATTAGAAGCAGTTTAAGTGAATCTGCACTAAATCAGATAATGGTTCTTAAAGCACCTGCGACTATTATAATTGCAGGCGTTTTTGAAAAAACCACTTCAAGATATGGTGAAAGAGGAAAAAGATATGTGTTTATGGAGGCAGGACACTGTGGTCAGAATATCCATCTTCAAGCAGAATCATTAGGACTTGGGACTGTTATGGTTGGTGCTTTTAACGATGCTTCTGTGAGGAAGGTTTTAGCAATTAAAGAAGATGTTTTTTATCTTTGCCCTGTTGGGGAAAAATAA
- a CDS encoding murein biosynthesis integral membrane protein MurJ, with product MESKEISKSARGVGLAIALSRGLGLVRDIIVAAVFGRSISAQAFVVAFRIPNLLRDLVAEGAANASFVPVLCEEEKKSEQNFKDTAFALGNILFVALIILTILGMIFSPLLVGLCAPGFLLEPQKYSLTVKLTLILFPYILLVGVYAFFMSVLNVKHLFLTSALGPCLMNIGMIAGALSSYFLLQGSIFGLAAGVLVGGVFQILIQIPQIKKSIFSWKFFFAPSMPSVKKAFRLLLPRIFGSAVYLANTFVDTIFASLTFLVGQAGVIAIYYSGRLFQLPLAIFGVSISSVSLPILSASAIDSDKEKFVQVISHSLRVIISVLLPSSAFFIALGYPVIKVFFQRGAFDTYAVNITNDALIFYSIGLFSYGCVKVLVNGFYAMQDTKTPVQISFICLILNIILNIILVRFLRISGIALATSISSFVNFSLLGIILRKKIGRIDGKRISITFAKSLVLSVIFGFSIFFLYIFFKSIFGDITGLLFSVLTGIILFLSLGWLLKINEIWEVVPILKKR from the coding sequence ATGGAAAGTAAAGAAATTTCAAAGTCTGCCAGAGGTGTGGGGCTTGCAATAGCATTAAGCAGGGGCTTAGGCTTGGTCCGAGATATAATTGTTGCAGCAGTATTCGGAAGAAGTATTTCTGCACAGGCGTTTGTTGTTGCTTTCAGGATACCAAATCTTCTCAGGGACCTTGTTGCAGAAGGTGCGGCAAATGCAAGTTTTGTTCCTGTTCTTTGCGAAGAAGAAAAAAAGTCAGAACAGAATTTTAAAGACACTGCATTTGCATTGGGAAACATTCTGTTTGTTGCCCTTATTATCTTAACAATATTGGGGATGATATTTTCACCCTTACTTGTAGGGCTGTGTGCGCCGGGGTTTTTACTTGAACCCCAAAAATATAGCCTGACTGTTAAACTTACCCTCATTCTTTTCCCGTATATCCTTCTTGTCGGTGTTTACGCATTTTTTATGTCTGTCCTAAATGTGAAACATCTTTTTCTTACAAGCGCATTAGGACCGTGTTTGATGAATATCGGTATGATTGCGGGTGCATTGTCTTCATATTTTTTATTACAGGGTTCTATATTCGGTCTTGCAGCAGGTGTGCTTGTGGGGGGGGTTTTTCAGATTCTTATACAAATTCCACAAATAAAAAAAAGTATTTTTTCGTGGAAGTTTTTCTTTGCTCCCAGTATGCCATCTGTTAAAAAAGCATTTAGACTTCTTTTGCCAAGGATATTTGGAAGTGCTGTATATCTTGCAAATACATTTGTAGATACTATATTTGCATCCCTGACATTTCTTGTTGGTCAGGCAGGTGTTATTGCAATATATTACAGTGGCCGCCTTTTTCAACTCCCGCTTGCAATTTTTGGAGTGTCCATTTCAAGTGTCAGTCTGCCGATTCTTTCTGCCTCTGCTATTGATAGTGATAAAGAGAAATTTGTTCAAGTCATTTCACATTCGTTAAGGGTTATAATCTCTGTCCTTCTTCCCTCGTCTGCTTTTTTTATAGCACTGGGGTATCCTGTAATAAAGGTTTTTTTTCAAAGAGGGGCATTTGATACATATGCTGTGAATATTACAAATGATGCTCTTATATTCTATTCAATAGGACTTTTTTCATATGGGTGCGTAAAGGTTTTGGTAAACGGGTTTTATGCGATGCAGGATACAAAAACGCCTGTCCAGATTTCTTTTATCTGCCTTATTTTAAATATAATATTAAACATAATCCTTGTTAGATTTTTGAGGATTTCTGGTATTGCACTTGCAACATCTATTTCAAGTTTTGTCAATTTTTCTTTGCTTGGAATAATATTAAGAAAAAAAATTGGAAGAATTGATGGAAAAAGGATATCTATTACATTTGCAAAAAGTCTTGTCCTTTCGGTGATTTTTGGTTTTTCTATATTTTTTTTATACATATTTTTCAAAAGTATTTTTGGCGATATAACCGGTCTTTTATTTTCTGTGCTTACAGGGATTATTTTGTTTCTCTCTTTAGGATGGTTATTAAAAATTAACGAGATATGGGAAGTTGTGCCGATATTGAAAAAAAGATAG